The genomic stretch TCTACTTCCAGTTACAAATAAGAAAAGGGGTATGACTACTTCAGATACAAATATATAACTATATAAGTCAAAGTGTTAAATCACATTAGGATGAGTAACTGCAAAAGATTTAGGATTTGGTAGGCTGGTAACGTTTAACGTTTTAGACTTTTAGTTCAAGATTTAGGTTTTAAAAAACCTGTGATCCGTGACTCGCCCCTCCCcgcattaattttttttaaaaaaaattaggctTCACCCCGCCCCGCAAACATTGTAACCTGCCCCGCCCCGCGAATGCTGAAAACCGCCCCGCCCCATTTGCCATCCCCAAATGCTGGGTTATGCCAAGTTCACgaaagacttggtgactaaaaagagatccatggattgtgagaccatcaaaatgactcatcaagtaagtgcaattgtgcactcgatggctccaaagcttgaagatcccgacgTTTTCACCATTTCAtataccattgggagtgcggattttgcaaaggcattgtgCGATCTGGGAGCAAGTATAcatttgatgccttactctgtgttcaaaactttgggtattggtcaaccgagggctacttcaatgaggttgcaaatggcagatagaacaatgaagatGCCGCTTGGTATTAtcgatgatgttcttgttcgAGTGGACAAGTTTATTTTGACTACTGACTTTGTGATTCTGGAATGCGAGGTCGATTATGAGGTttcaatcatattgggaagacctttccttgcaattGGGAAgacattggttgatgtggaagcaggggagctcaccttccgggtgggtggtgaaaaagtggtctttcatgtatgcaaatcaatgaagcagccgAATAGTACcaaagtgtgctcttttgtggatcttgtcacggaagtgatagttgatgatactagtgcaataatcaatgtggaggatcctctAGAAGCGGTATTGTTGAACTTGGATGTGAATGAGGATGAAGGtcgggtggagtgtgtcaatgctttgcaTGGAACGgactcttactcttatgagcctcaaAATCtctccttggatcttgagaatagatagactccaccaacaaagccctcaattgaggaacctcccattttggagttgaagcctttgccctcacatctcaggtatgaattcttaggtcctagttcaactttacctgttattctttcgtcttatattactaacgtgcaggtagatgcaAAACTAGAGGTGCTCCAAAGAAGTAAGAAGGTAATTGGATgaactctagctgatattcggggaataagccctgccttttgcatgcacaagattatactgGAGGATGATGCCAAGACCTCAGTGGAACATCAAATGAGGTTGAATaaggctatgcaagaggttgtcaaaaaggaggtgatcaagtggttagatgcaggggttgtgtaccccatctcggatagttcttggacttcaccggtgcaatatgtgccgaagaagggtggtatgattgTGGTTACcaatgagaaaaatgagttgattcccaccaggACTGTCACCAGATGGAGAgtgtgcatggactaccacaagttgaataaagtgacccgcaaggatcattttctattttcctttcttgaccagatgctagaaagacttgctgggcgtgccttctactattttctagatgggtactcaggttacaaccagattttgattgctccggaagatcaggagaaaaccaccttcacgtgtccatatggcacctttacCTTTTCTAGGATActatttggtttgtgtaatgcaccggctacattctagcggtgtatgatggctatatttgccgacatggtggaggacttcttggaagtgtttatcgatgactttagtgttgtgggtgactcttttgatgaatgtttgaagaatcttgataagGTGTTGGCCCAGTGTGAAGAGaccaatcttgtgcttaactgggaaaaaaaccactttatggtcgaggagggcattgtcctcggccataagatctcaaagcacggtatagaggtggacaaggctaaaattgaagtgatctcaaagcttcctcctcctacttcagtTAAGGCGGTTAGGAGTTTTCttggcatgcggggttctaccgaagattcatcaaagacttttctaaggtagtgaatcctttgtgcaagttattggaaaaggatgccaagttcgtgtttaaTGAGGAATGTGCTTTTTAACTTctcaagtacaaattgacaaccactctcattattaccgcacccaattggagcttaccttttgagctcatgtgtgacgcaagcgATGTTTGCAGCAGgagcggtcttgggtcaaagagtaaaCAAGATGTTTCACCTGGTGTATTATGCAATCAAaataatgaatgatgctcaagtgaattacacggtgaTGGAAAAAGAGTTGTTAGCAATTGTGTTCGCAATGGGGAAGTTCAAgacttatctcatgggtgccaaggtgatagttcataccGACCATGTAGCACTCcactacttgatgacaaagaaggattccaaagctcggttgatgagatggATTTTATTGAttcaagagtttgacctcaaGATTGTGGATCGAAAAgggtgtgaaaaccaagtggcggaccacttgtcccgcttggaggaggtgGGGATGCCCTGTGATGGACTCGAAATTAATGATTCTTTTcctgatgagcaactcctctCTATATCTGTGAATAGCATGCCTTGGTTTGGGATGTTCCCAACTTTCTTGTGATTGGTATTGtttcgtgtgagctctcttctaaccaaaagaagaagcttaaacgggatagCTTCGATTACTACTGGGATGAGCCCTACTTGTTCAAAATCTataatgatggtgtgatccggagatgtgttctggaagaggagcaaatgagtattctggatgcttgtcattcctctccctatggtggtcatcatggtggggcgaggatagcttcaaaggtgcttagttgtggtttttattggcctacaTTGTACAAGTATGCCGGTGagcttgtgaagagatgtgatgagtgtcaaagagcaggtggaatttcaaagaaggatgagatgcctctcaccactattcttgaggtcgacatatttgatgtgtggggcattgattttatgggtccaTTTGTAAGTTCTTGTGGCCACATGTACATTCTAGTGGTcattgattatgtttccaagtgggttgACGCCATGGTTTACCTAACAATGAGACCCAGAGTGTTGTGGCTTTTCTCAAAAAGAGTATctttactcggtttggcactcctaaagcaatcatcagtgatggagggtctcatttctgcaataaggcatttgacactttgcttgcaaagtatggtgtcaatcacaaggtttctaccccttaccatcctcaagctagtgggcaagtggagttctccaacagggagattaagagcatattgtcaaagcggttaatgcaaataggactgactggtcaaagaaactggatgatgctttgtgggcttaacgactgcttacaagactctgattggtatgtatccataccggttggtgtttgggaaagcttttcatctaccggttgagttagagcacaaggccatgtgggctttgaggaagttaaatcttgatGCGATATTGCAGCAAATCTTCGGGTGGAGAagcttaatgagcttgatgagttcagATTCCATACCTACTCCagctcatccttgtataaggacaagatgaagtacttacatgacaagtatgctcgtggcaaggagttcaaagtgtgTGATTTGGTTCTATTGTTCAACTCCTGGTTACGACTGTTtttgggaaagcttaagtcaaaatggagtggacctttagaggtggtgcttgtgactccgtttggtgctcttgatttgaaaacaaaaatggtgaaatcttcagagttaatgggcacagagtgAAGCACTATCTTGTAAAGtttgatgacaaccacgtggtagcaatgatccatctcaagtgattaatggtaacctgcgtcgtgtcgcgtcgttaaatcaggcgcttcttgggaggtaacctatgtgtttttcttcttcttttttttattttcttcttagtgtaggatttatttttggactaactggttgtgagatgtgacCATCTTTCTGAGCAGAAGGTCTATCGAAAACATCCTCTCTACCCTATCGGTGTAGAGGTAAGGTCTGTATAcgcactatcctccccagaccccactcaGTGGGACTTTactaggtcgttgttgttgttattgttgttggttgtgagatgtgtgtagggaTGTTTGATGTAGTGCAGAACTAAGCTAGAAAATTTTGACACTCTCTGAAGATTGGACCGCTGCCACACTCCATTTTTTGCGGTCGCAGAGGCGGAATTCGATGGCGATCAGCGGTGCTAAACAGTCCAAAATAGGGGTTCTCTGAAGTTTCAACTGCTTCCGCGGTACATTTTTTGCGGTCAGCGGTGGCTTATCGCTATCGCAAAGCATTTTTCACTCTTAGTAGTGGTATCATAATTGCAGCCCTTCAGTTCTGCACCAGCACGGACCGCGGTGATTTACAGCGGCCGCGGTAGGTAAGATCGTGTGGGCCCCTTAAATAGGCGGTCATAAGGCCTTTTATCCTTTTCGCCCATTTCACTCTCAAGCTCAATTTCACTGTTCACTCCAGCCCTAAGCTGCACACACAAGATTTAGAGTCCATTTTCCTTGCACATTTCACATTTGGTAATTTCATTTCCCTCATTAGTCTTCAATTTTGTACTTGTTGTTATTTTACCTGTtagtttttacttcttcttcctcttttcttttaattttaacctAGGGTTGTTTAATGTTAATTAGGCTAGGCTTCATATAGTTAGGAGTTGTTAATGAACACCTAGTGGAGTTAAAAATGTAGAGGAGATTGCTAAAATGCAAGAACATCTGAAACCCTAGGTGTGCTAGGCCCAATTTTAACTTTCGCGCCCGCAGTTGATTTTCCACCATGGTCCGCGGTCATATGTTTTATCTGAGAATTTTAAGTCATGATAACAGCGGTCAGCGGTGGCAACTTCCATTGACAGTGGTACCTTTCCGCGGCCGCGATGCTTTTCTCGCGGTCCGTAGTGCTCAAGTTCAGAGAGGTCTAAACAAGGGTCAGCGCCCGCAGTCGATCTTCTGCAAACAGTGGTGCAACCACCGCGGCCGCCCTTATTTTTTTTGTGATTCGGGGTAAAATAGAATCAGAGGGTGGGTAGTCTGATTCCCACACCTCCACGGCCGTAATGCATTTTTTGCGGTCCACAGTGCAGCCTTCGCGGCCGCGATCCCATTTTCCGTGGTCCGCGGTCTGTTGTTTTGTTCAAGCACTATCAACTGCTATACTGCTTTTCTGCACTGCTTCTTCTAATATTTGCACTAACAATTTTCAACTAATTATACTTGCATACAATGGCTAATCTAGAGGAGACAgtgaaaaacaaaaaggaaaagttgAGTCCTCCTAGGGTAGGGGACGAGGATAGATTAAATTGACCCCAGCAATTCGGAAATCAATTGGGGAAATGAGGAAGAACATCAGAACTGCAGATAGAGTTGCTTCCCATTCTAAGGGAAGTGAGTATTTTCCCTCCTAGGAGGCCTTAAAGTCTGATTCAGTGCCTGCATATGTACCCGACTTCCCGGAGAGACATAGATTGAGAGATGAACCTACACCCCCAGCCTCTCCTACTTCTCCTGCTGCCTTTTCTGCTaagtcgtctgatggctcagtAGAGGTTAGTGAATCTTCAGCTTTAACCTCACCTACAGCTTCGTCACCTGGACAGGATCCCGTAGATGATGAGGTACCGGATGACGAGGGAGGGGGTGTGACCCAAACTGGGGGTGTGTAAAGGACTAGAAACCCTTAAGTGTGGCAAAAGTGGTTTGTCAGTGAGCTAGCATATCACAAGTTCCGAGAGTGGTGGCCTCTAAGGTCACTTATTCATGAGCGCCAGTTCATAGAGCGGGATCTTCTTCCTCACAACCCTAACATGAAGAAGTATTTCAATGAACTAGTGGGATGGGATTACTTCACTATTAACGTGTGagatgcaaatgagcacttagTCAAAGAATTCTACGCCAATGCCTCCCATATCAAGAAGGATACAaaagtgactaaggtgcggaaCTTGAAAGTTAAGTTTGATGGGAAAATAATCAATGAATACCTGGtcttcaatgatgaagatgaggcatTTTACTTGGAGAAGGTGGAAATGGATGAGGCATCCCGCCCGTGGTTGGCATCATACCTGGCTCTCCCGGATACCACTCCAGCATTGTTGACAACAAGGGTTCCTATCTTGAGGAACACCCTAAAGTTTGAGGTGAAGGGTTGGGAGAATTTTGTATGAAGCAGGctagaccccactactcatgaaaACACCTTGCCGGTCTCCCGGGCGATTATAGTGGCGGCTATTATGGCGGGGTTcccgatcaatgtcgggaatatcatgtctagggtgatcaccaGGGTGGTCAATGAGGGTGATAGATCGTACCCCTTCCCTAACTTCCTTACCATGTACTTAGAAGATCATGAGGTGGAGAAAAGAAACTTTGATGTGAAGGTAAAACCCAATATGCCCTTTTCATGGTACAACCTCAAGGGTCCGGACAACCCCAAATCCAAGGGATCCAAGGGAAAAGCTACTACTTCTACTAGCTAGTCTGAAGAGCTAGTAATGGTAGTCACTACTTCACAGCCTCCTACTGCCATACCAGATCCTGCCTCGGAACCATCTACTTTCATGCCTTCAGAAATTCCACCCTCCTCAGCATATCCATTGACTGCCCATATATTAAGCCAAGCACTCtctagtatcaaca from Nicotiana sylvestris chromosome 12, ASM39365v2, whole genome shotgun sequence encodes the following:
- the LOC138882966 gene encoding uncharacterized protein gives rise to the protein MTHQVSAIVHSMAPKLEDPDVFTISYTIGSADFAKALCDLGASIHLMPYSVFKTLGIGQPRATSMRLQMADRTMKMPLGIIDDVLVRVDKFILTTDFVILECEVDYEVSIILGRPFLAIGKTLVDVEAGELTFRVGGEKVVFHVCKSMKQPNSTKVCSFVDLVTEVIVDDTSAIINVEDPLEAVLLNLDVNEDEGRVECVNALHGTDSYSYEPQNLSLDLENR